ACGCGTTTCTGGGTGAGTTCCATTTGCGCGGTTTACTTGCCGCGGCTGGTATCCATAGTTTTGTCTCGGTACTTGTCGGCCTTCTCTATGGGGCTATGTTGCCAATGTTCCCCAGAAAGCCGATCCTGACTGCCGGCTTCTTCGCTCCTCTTCTCTGGACGAGCATTCTCTACGAGGCACTCGACATCATCAGTCCTATTCTCAATCAACGAATCGATTGGGTGTGGTTCATCGCGTCCCAAGTCGCCTTCGGGCTGGTCTGCGGGTACATTGTGAACCTGCAGGTCAAAGTGAGAACTCCACAATTTCAGGCTCTGCCGTTCTCAGTCCGCGCAGGCATTCAGAGTGATAGCTCCACGACGAAAGACGATGCCCAATGAACTCGAAGCAAAATCTCGTTTTTCGTGCCGCGATGGTCTTTCTGGTCTGTAGCGTCGCTGGCCTGAATGGATGTAAGCGTATCCATGGACGGCCCGGCCCTGACCCGGAGGTTCCGCGACCCGAGCAGGTACTCTCCTTTGACGTCCTCTATAAACAGAACTGCGCGGCTTGTCACGGAGAGAACGGTCAGCATGGAGCCTCCCTTGCCCTCAATAACCCCGTCTACCTCGCAGTCGCAAGGGAGGAAAATCTTCGCAATGTGATCGCGAAGGGAGCCCCCTCGACCTTGATGCCTCCCTTTGCTATCGGCTCCGGAGGAACGTTGACGGATCAGCAGGTCGGCATCCTTACGCGGGGAATGGTTGAGCGATGGAGCACTCCGGCGATTTCCCTGCAGACTCCCCCGCCCTATAGAAGTGAGCTACAAGGCGATGCTCAAAGAGGACATCAGGCGTTTGCCTCCTTTTGTTCCCGATGCCATGGAGCATCCGGAGAAGGCGGGTCCATTCCAGAGATGCCCGCTGCGGGCAAGGTCGGGTCGATCGTCGATCCTGCGTATTTGGCTCTGATGAGCGATCAAGGACTAAGGAGCATCGTGATTGCCGGGCGATCGGATGAAGGCATGCCTGATTGGCGTTCGGATGGAGCTCAGGCCATGACGGATCAGCAGATCACCGACATCCTGAGTTGGCTCGCGTCGCAACGTGTCGCAGATCCAGGTCAACCGTACCGTTCGCACCCGTAAACCAGAAAGACATGATATTTCGCAGAGGAGTTGCATCCAGATGACCGAGAACGATCCACTTCACCCAACCGCCATCGTGGCGGGTCCAGACCCCGCGAAGGCTGCTGGACATTCACGGCGCGTCTTCCTGTTCAAGCTCGCTCTCGTTGTAAACGGTGCTGTCGGAGCGGTGTTGGCAATTCCGCTCGTTGGCTATCTTCTCGGGCCTGCCCTGAAGAAGGCCGGCAGTAGCAACTCCTGGATCGATCTTGGTCCTATCACCAACTTCCCCGAAGGGGAGACCCGGCTTGTGAACTTTCGTAATCCGGTGACCACGGAGTGGGACGGCCAAACCGGAGATATTCCGTGCTGGGTTCGCAGGGTATCTGCTGACAAGTTTCAGGTCTTCGCGATCAACTGCGCCCATCTCGGGTGCCCCGTTCGCTGGTTTGCTCAGTCCAAGCTCTTTATGTGCCCCTGCCACGGCGGAGCCTACTACGAGGACGGGTCGCGAGCCTCAGGCCCTCCCGAACGAGGTCTCTTCGAGTATGACCATCGGCTCAAGGGTGGTCAGCTGCTCATCAGTGCTGGCAAGATGCCCACACTAGCGACTCAGTCGAGAATG
This is a stretch of genomic DNA from Granulicella sp. WH15. It encodes these proteins:
- a CDS encoding Rieske 2Fe-2S domain-containing protein; this encodes MTENDPLHPTAIVAGPDPAKAAGHSRRVFLFKLALVVNGAVGAVLAIPLVGYLLGPALKKAGSSNSWIDLGPITNFPEGETRLVNFRNPVTTEWDGQTGDIPCWVRRVSADKFQVFAINCAHLGCPVRWFAQSKLFMCPCHGGAYYEDGSRASGPPERGLFEYDHRLKGGQLLISAGKMPTLATQSRMETPLTQIEGVCVGSKLATMDKPEPRCGSCQT
- a CDS encoding c-type cytochrome, translated to MNSKQNLVFRAAMVFLVCSVAGLNGCKRIHGRPGPDPEVPRPEQVLSFDVLYKQNCAACHGENGQHGASLALNNPVYLAVAREENLRNVIAKGAPSTLMPPFAIGSGGTLTDQQVGILTRGMVERWSTPAISLQTPPPYRSELQGDAQRGHQAFASFCSRCHGASGEGGSIPEMPAAGKVGSIVDPAYLALMSDQGLRSIVIAGRSDEGMPDWRSDGAQAMTDQQITDILSWLASQRVADPGQPYRSHP